In one Fusarium falciforme chromosome 5, complete sequence genomic region, the following are encoded:
- a CDS encoding Metacaspase-1A, whose product MSYYPGQGYHGGGGGGYGYAPPPGPPPPQHPPQGYGGQPGYQRYPPPRYPPPPGLDAYGYPLSRGHGYAAHARSGPPPPSAPQQFGHGAPEGYTFQYSNCTGRRKALLIGINYFGQEGELRGCINDVHNVSSFLVERYGYKREDMVILTDDQSNPTMQPTRSNIIRAMGWLVSNAQPNDALFLHYSGHGGQVEDEDGDEDDGYDECIYPVDHQQAGHIVDDEIHHYVVKPLGQGVRLTAIFDSCHSATVMDLPYVYSTKGVLKEPNLAKEAASGLFDAFTAYSRGDVAGAASSVFSLAKSAFTGDDAYEKTKQTRTSPADVIMWSGSKDDQTSADATINSQATGAMSWAFISAIKANPQQSYVELLNSVRDILETKYTQKPQLSSSHPIDTDLLFVM is encoded by the exons ATGTCCTACTACCCGGGTCAAGGCTATCACggaggtggcggcggcggctacGGCtatgctcctcctccgggtcctcctcctccccaacACCCTCCTCAGGGCTACGGTGGCCAGCCCGGATACCAGCGCTACCCTCCTCCACGATACCCTCCACCTCCCGGCCTCGACGCGTACGGATACCCGCTCTCGCGGGGTCACGGCTACGCCGCCCATGCCCGCTCCGgtccacctcctccttcGGCGCCTCAGCAGTTCGGCCATGGAGCGCCCGAAGGCTATACTTTCCAATACTCCAACTGTACCGGCCGGCGCAAGGCTCTGCTCATCGGTATCAACTACTTTGGCCAGGAGGGCGAGCTTCGCGGCTGCATCAACGATGTTCACAACGTCTCGAGCTTCCTCGTTGAGCGCTATGGGTATAAGCGCGAGGATATGGTTATCTTGACCGACGACCAATCCAACCCTACGATGCAGCCTACAAGAAGCAACATCATTCGCGCCATGGGTTGGCTTGTGTCTAATGCTCAGCCCAACGACgctctcttcctccactACTCTG GCCACGGCGGACAGGTCGAAGACGAGGAcggtgacgaggatgacggaTACGACGAGTGCATCTACCCAGTCGACCACCAACAGGCCGGCCACATTGTCGATGACGAGATTCACCACTACGTCGTGAAGCCTCTGGGACAGGGCGTCCGTCTCACTGCCATCTTCGACTCGTGCCACTCGGCCACCGTCATGGATCTTCCTTACGTCTACTCCACCAAGGGTGTTTTGAAGGAGCCCAACCTGGCCAAGGAAGCTGCCTCGGGTCTGTTTGACGCTTTTACCGCGTACTCTAGAGGAGACGTGGCGGGCGCTGCGAGCTCCGTTTTCAGCTTGGCCAAGTCTGCCTTTACAGGCGACGACGCCTATGAGAAGACCAAGCAGACACGAACTTCGCCTGCCGACGTCATCATGTGGTCGGGAAGCAAGGATGACCAGACATC GGCTGATGCTACCATCAACTCTCAGGCCACTGGCGCCATGTCGTGGGCCTTCATCTCGGCGATCAAGGCGAACCCCCAGCAGAGCTAcgtcgagctcctcaacagcGTCCGCGACATCCTCGAGACCAAGTATACCCAGAAGCCTCAGCTGTCGAGCAGCCACCCCATTG ATACCGACCTGTTGTTTGTGATGTAA